The Pochonia chlamydosporia 170 chromosome 1, whole genome shotgun sequence genome window below encodes:
- a CDS encoding GNAT family N-acetyltransferase (similar to Metarhizium acridum CQMa 102 XP_007809096.1), producing MGSKGSIIQPEGKPRSWYRDNFFLTTDKTFLDPKAVNDVFESDLMWWNDPLELEQMRKMLDNCLTLAVFYVPDSEEDMKDNGGMPRNMSGPDFRMIGLARIVTDYVTFAYLTDVFIIEEFQRRGLASWMMRALKELVDEWPNLRGLMLMTHDKAAARMYQRTLGAVDFDKGPSAGLVMLEMGGKGQKDVPDEH from the exons ATGGGTTCCAAAGGCAGCATTATCCAACCAGAGGGCAAGCCTCGCTCCTGGTACAGAGACAACTTCTTCCTGACCACCGACAAGACATTCCTCGATCCCAAGGCCGTCAACGACGTATTCGAATCGGATCTCATGTGGTGGAACGACCCCCTCGAGCTTGAACAGATGCGAAAGATGCTCGACAACTGCCTTACACTAGCAGTCTTTTATGTTCCAGATAGCGAAGAGGATATGAAAG ACAATGGCGGCATGCCTCGAAACATGTCCGGCCCTGATTTCAGAATGATTGGCCTGGCCCGTATTGTCACAGACTACGTCACCTTTGCGTACCTTACCGACGTCTTCATCATTGAGGAATTCCAGCGCCGTGGCCTTGCCTCGTGGATGATGCGTGCTCTGAAGGAGCTGGTAGACGAGTGGCCCAACCTGCGTGGCCTCATGCTCATGACCCATGACAAGGCCGCCGCTCGCATGTACCAACGCACTCTCGGCGCCGTCGATTTTGACAAAGGTCCCTCAGCAGGACTAGTaatgttggagatgggcgGAAAAGGCCAAAAAGACGTCCCGGACGAGCATTAA